Part of the Spiroplasma endosymbiont of Poecilobothrus nobilitatus genome is shown below.
TTGCTAACATTACAACAATAATAATATAATTAACAATTTGATTATAATTAGCAATTGAAATTTTCTTCTTGGCTGAATAATAAGCAAAAACAAAATCAGTTCCAGCTGTTGATGCCCCCCCCTTATAAACTAAGCCATAAGCAATTCCATTTAAAATCCCTGCTACCGCCGCAAAAACGAATAATCAAATCTGGTAAATTCCACCATAATTACTAAAAATATTTAAACTACTATAATTAACAATAAAAAATAATTCTTGCGGATTAATAACCGGGATATAAGCAAATACAAAGTGAAAACCATTTTGCAAACCAATATAAACAATTGTGCGAAGAGAAAAACGAAGCCCAACTTTAATGACCCCAAAAATAAATAATGGGATATTAAACACAAAATAAAAAACTCAGTACATACTTGTTTGCATTTGTAACTGATCTTGGTTTGGTCAAATTCCAACAGCAATTCCGCGGGCAATCCCTCCAATTCCACTTGGAGTAATCCCATTACTTGTTGTTGCTGCAATAAAGTAATCATAACTAGCCATTCCTAAAAAAGCAGCAAAAATAATATAAGCATAATCAGGGAATAAACGTGATTTAAAATAAGCTTTAAAACGTAAATTAAATTCTTTTCGTGAAATCCGTTTACGACTACGGGTTTTTTTTTCCGTTGTTTTTTCTTTCGGATAAAAATCTGATGGTTTGTTTTTAACAATATCAGGGCTAACTCCAGTGTTGTTACTATCTCCTTCTGCTGTTAATCTTTTTTCTTCTTCGTTAACCATTTTTCGTTATTCCATGCCTTTTCTTAACCTTAATTATTACTAATAAGTATAACATCATTTAAAAAATAAAAAACAACCAAAAGGTTGTTTTTTAATAAAATTAATTAATTATTAATTATTCACTTTTTAAACGAATTGTAACTTTGAATGAACCAACTTTGATTGGATCATAATCATTTCTTGTAATATCAACTACAGTATAATCTCGTTGTAACTTTTGGTTTAAAGTTCCAAATTTAACACCTCTGTTTGTTCCTTTGTTTGAAGGAATAAACACTGGAATTTTTCGATAATCTAATGCTGGAATTGTCATATAAACAACAATTTGTTGATATGGTGAGTCAACATCTTTCAATGATTCATTTAAGTATTTAACAAATTCATTACTTACTAATTGTGTTCCAAAGTTTTTATCTTCCACAAATTCATGTGATTGATTATGGGTAATGTAAAACGAAACTTTTGCATCACAATTTACTAATAAGTATTTTTGTTGTACTGTTGCACCATTATATGTATATGATGATTTATCTTGACATTTTTCAGCAATTGCTGCAGCAATTTCATTTGCAACTGTTTCAATTTTATATAATTTTTCATTATTTAAATCATATTTTGCTGATTTATTTCATAATAATTCATCATCATTAACACGAACTTGTTCTAAAAATAATAATTTACGTAATCATTTTTTAGGAGCATTTTTTCATTCATCCTCCCCTAAA
Proteins encoded:
- a CDS encoding YitT family protein, which codes for MVNEEEKRLTAEGDSNNTGVSPDIVKNKPSDFYPKEKTTEKKTRSRKRISRKEFNLRFKAYFKSRLFPDYAYIIFAAFLGMASYDYFIAATTSNGITPSGIGGIARGIAVGIWPNQDQLQMQTSMYWVFYFVFNIPLFIFGVIKVGLRFSLRTIVYIGLQNGFHFVFAYIPVINPQELFFIVNYSSLNIFSNYGGIYQIWLFVFAAVAGILNGIAYGLVYKGGASTAGTDFVFAYYSAKKKISIANYNQIVNYIIIVVMLAINTTLLSHSELTSIYFGKDWAAHIDQIQRLGFKIDDGGLYGSDFTSHKIKYFFGPALFASYLFVVVQAITIDIIFPKFKYRSLMVITSKADAIVSGLQYVHYPNDIIRLPARDHYEGNDINNEVIIVSTSVLEYNKIKAAIIVSDPEAKILSHKLDKLISNYKVDKY